From the genome of Varibaculum prostatecancerukia, one region includes:
- a CDS encoding DNA helicase, with amino-acid sequence MNSSESADEALAMEEAPASSRKQLVDAALSSWSADLERTIAEETASAYLELSAAHPGGLAQLYGGRPTRLSNLVREPRALSHCRIRAREVLSASRDRQARYGSGPVYLAIGTASWRQGGTLGAAWDRASSQAASSATKMSAAAASALSAENTPSTSEDTSEEREENNAVYDIEKIHASEPRTITGPALLCPVELSLTADEDVLLTLDNVVEVWPPLEAALREKGEQAEIVSILQGLQADEAFSPTNALSELRRLGVLHLLGFDLYDSLTVGQYLHPLSNLVKDYALNQELLEQSEVTAALCGDVEAAGAVLSPLPEPVLSDRDPVAEHGVGDLDPAQHNILDAVASGANLLLDAPPESEITSTVTAILADAASAGRTIAYVPGARRRLQQVLSALDRLGLEGLTLDLSNRSRWNDMVPAKLLESLNSPIETIDTEEAEATNKMRHELTQVRSQLGGYMEQLHRKRDPWQVSAYDALQVLADLTSMKPGPRTKVRFDLETLHRISADGAKRAQELLAEAEKEGIFAQTRATNPWHSVVVSSPEMVDTAIEGVSQLSGRTLPQVRADIDRTQKETGLRHAATLNQWHDQLRMLDGLREAMDVFKPQIFERSAADMVIATASKKWRKERALNMKNSQRRRLIKQAKDLVRPGRRVEDLHRELIRVQQQRRIWREYSPGGGWPVLPGRLDQMQKAEEALRTHISRLQPFFSTGFGDLAEMPLDELVSLMDSLSADEKGAERLPQRVSLLKELHDVGLDELVDDLRERRVPRELLRTELDLAWWASALAEMLHLDDRLAHFDGEHLRELSTRLRELDLQQVNSLSGQVLRQVRRQIAKLVDSQSENVSDLERVLTEARTDLPEVIGQFPIVERLRPIRAIPPVLVPQILGNDHPVDLLVLDGIENADLAEVIPAIARAKQVVVVGDVRRSEQGTISDFAGIFSQLTAPPTRSRVNEWVAAFLADHDYGRDVMPVTVPRPSRPVTLTVVDGRGMPAPGAQCVETSSQEVDEVVRQVCLHAEVQPKESLGVVALTVKHAQRISAAIMSEVARNPKLDKFLSRNQEEPFVIVDAAGAAGLRRDHVILSVGFAKTPHGKVLHDFGVISAIEGTALLVDAVSMVRKELSLISSMAPEAIDPQRLHTAGSKMLYDLLQAARAEAQTVGPVEAAQAMDEEESQPDRLLLDLAERLYSVGLTVIPNLGPKNGMRIPLAIGHPDYPDELLVAVLTDNPDYVAEKSLRRRERHWPDRLKEYGWVVSVVYSTAVFMDPAAQAQRLLDLVVDVVEERKKAQARRQAAAAPAPAPAPEPASAPLPASSPAPQAAVREKERPVSRPRLSRGLPLTAYGDDQLDDLLAWIRSDGKNRSAEEEVDLLFGELGLRRRDTQVETILKNVVTRNR; translated from the coding sequence ATGAACTCAAGTGAGAGCGCCGATGAGGCTTTGGCGATGGAAGAAGCGCCTGCTAGCAGCCGTAAACAGCTGGTTGACGCGGCCCTAAGCAGCTGGAGCGCCGACCTAGAGCGCACTATTGCAGAAGAAACTGCCTCGGCATACCTAGAGCTATCTGCCGCCCACCCCGGTGGTTTGGCGCAGCTTTACGGAGGACGCCCCACCCGGCTGTCCAACCTGGTGCGGGAACCGCGCGCCCTCTCACATTGCCGGATTCGGGCGCGGGAAGTGCTTTCTGCCTCCCGTGACCGTCAGGCTCGTTACGGCAGCGGACCGGTTTACCTGGCAATCGGCACCGCCTCTTGGCGGCAGGGAGGAACCCTGGGAGCCGCTTGGGATCGGGCATCTAGCCAAGCCGCGTCCTCGGCAACGAAAATGTCGGCGGCGGCTGCCTCGGCGCTAAGCGCGGAAAATACTCCTAGTACCAGTGAAGATACCTCCGAAGAAAGGGAGGAAAATAACGCGGTCTATGATATTGAAAAAATACATGCCAGCGAGCCGCGCACTATCACCGGACCGGCTCTGCTCTGCCCGGTGGAACTATCGCTAACTGCGGATGAGGACGTGCTGCTCACCTTAGATAATGTGGTCGAAGTGTGGCCACCGCTAGAAGCGGCACTGCGGGAAAAAGGGGAACAGGCAGAAATTGTTTCCATTCTGCAAGGACTGCAGGCAGATGAGGCATTCAGTCCCACCAACGCCCTCTCCGAGTTGCGGCGCCTGGGAGTGCTGCACCTGCTGGGATTTGACCTCTACGATTCGCTCACCGTGGGACAATACTTGCATCCCCTGTCTAACCTGGTAAAAGACTATGCTCTCAATCAAGAATTATTAGAACAATCCGAGGTAACTGCGGCGCTTTGCGGAGACGTAGAGGCCGCCGGAGCGGTGCTATCGCCCCTACCAGAACCGGTATTAAGTGACCGTGACCCCGTTGCCGAACATGGAGTGGGCGACCTTGATCCCGCGCAACACAACATCCTAGATGCGGTGGCATCCGGGGCAAATCTGCTGCTAGATGCGCCTCCGGAATCTGAAATCACCTCCACAGTGACTGCGATTCTCGCAGATGCTGCCAGTGCCGGGCGCACTATCGCCTATGTGCCGGGGGCACGGCGCCGCCTGCAGCAGGTACTCTCCGCCCTGGATCGCTTGGGCCTAGAAGGCCTCACCCTGGATCTATCGAACCGTAGCCGCTGGAACGATATGGTGCCGGCCAAGCTCCTAGAATCGTTGAACTCCCCGATAGAGACGATTGACACGGAGGAAGCTGAAGCCACCAATAAGATGCGCCACGAACTGACGCAAGTGCGCTCCCAGCTGGGTGGATATATGGAGCAGCTGCATCGTAAACGCGATCCGTGGCAGGTATCTGCCTATGACGCTTTGCAGGTACTGGCAGACCTAACTTCCATGAAACCCGGGCCGCGCACCAAAGTACGGTTCGATCTAGAAACTTTGCATCGTATCTCCGCAGATGGAGCCAAACGTGCCCAAGAACTACTCGCGGAAGCCGAAAAAGAAGGGATCTTCGCGCAGACCCGGGCAACTAACCCTTGGCATTCGGTGGTAGTTTCTTCCCCGGAAATGGTTGATACCGCAATTGAGGGTGTCAGCCAACTATCGGGGCGCACCCTGCCCCAGGTGCGGGCAGATATTGATCGCACACAAAAGGAAACCGGGCTGCGGCACGCCGCCACCCTCAACCAGTGGCATGACCAGCTGCGAATGCTAGATGGTTTACGCGAAGCCATGGACGTGTTCAAGCCCCAGATCTTTGAGCGTTCCGCCGCCGATATGGTGATTGCTACCGCCTCTAAGAAATGGCGTAAAGAACGCGCCCTCAATATGAAAAATTCCCAGCGGCGCCGCCTGATTAAACAGGCAAAAGACCTGGTACGTCCAGGACGCCGGGTAGAGGATCTGCATCGCGAACTAATTCGGGTACAGCAGCAACGCCGTATTTGGCGTGAATACTCTCCCGGTGGGGGCTGGCCGGTTCTGCCTGGTCGCCTCGACCAGATGCAAAAGGCCGAGGAGGCGCTGCGCACTCATATATCGCGCTTGCAACCGTTCTTCTCTACCGGGTTTGGGGATCTGGCGGAAATGCCGCTCGATGAGCTAGTCAGTTTGATGGACAGCCTATCTGCTGATGAAAAGGGCGCTGAGCGACTACCGCAACGGGTGTCCCTGCTAAAAGAACTCCATGATGTAGGGCTAGATGAACTGGTCGATGACCTGCGTGAAAGGCGAGTTCCCCGCGAGTTACTGCGCACCGAACTAGATTTGGCCTGGTGGGCGTCGGCATTGGCAGAAATGCTACACCTAGATGACCGGCTGGCTCATTTTGATGGGGAGCATTTACGCGAACTTTCCACGCGGCTGCGCGAGCTTGACCTGCAGCAAGTGAACTCTTTGTCTGGGCAAGTTTTGCGGCAGGTGCGCCGCCAGATAGCGAAACTGGTGGATTCCCAAAGCGAAAATGTTTCTGACCTGGAGCGAGTGTTAACCGAGGCGCGGACGGATCTGCCGGAAGTCATTGGGCAGTTCCCGATTGTCGAGCGGCTGCGTCCTATCCGGGCAATTCCTCCGGTATTAGTACCCCAGATTTTGGGAAATGATCATCCTGTGGATTTGTTGGTACTGGACGGCATAGAAAATGCGGACTTGGCAGAAGTTATCCCCGCGATTGCTCGGGCGAAACAAGTAGTAGTAGTAGGCGATGTGCGCCGCAGTGAACAGGGAACCATCTCTGATTTTGCGGGAATCTTCTCGCAACTGACCGCGCCTCCTACCCGCTCAAGAGTTAACGAATGGGTGGCTGCCTTCCTGGCAGACCACGATTACGGCCGGGACGTGATGCCGGTGACCGTACCGCGTCCCTCCCGTCCAGTAACTTTGACCGTGGTCGATGGGAGGGGAATGCCCGCTCCCGGAGCCCAATGCGTTGAAACCTCCTCTCAAGAGGTCGATGAGGTAGTGCGCCAGGTTTGCTTGCACGCAGAGGTACAACCCAAAGAATCTTTAGGGGTGGTGGCCTTAACCGTAAAGCACGCCCAACGAATCAGTGCCGCGATTATGAGCGAAGTTGCCCGTAACCCTAAACTAGATAAATTCTTGAGCCGCAACCAGGAAGAACCTTTCGTAATCGTAGATGCGGCGGGAGCGGCCGGTTTGCGCCGCGACCACGTGATTTTATCGGTGGGATTCGCGAAAACACCCCATGGAAAGGTATTGCATGACTTCGGAGTAATCTCCGCGATTGAAGGCACGGCATTGCTGGTAGACGCGGTTTCGATGGTGAGAAAGGAGCTATCGCTGATTTCTTCGATGGCTCCCGAGGCTATAGATCCGCAGCGTCTGCATACCGCCGGATCTAAGATGCTTTACGACTTACTGCAAGCCGCGCGCGCCGAGGCACAGACCGTAGGTCCGGTAGAGGCAGCGCAGGCGATGGACGAGGAAGAATCGCAGCCCGATCGCCTCCTACTAGACCTCGCGGAACGCCTCTACTCAGTGGGATTAACCGTAATTCCGAACCTGGGACCCAAGAATGGGATGCGGATCCCGTTAGCGATTGGACACCCCGACTATCCAGATGAACTACTGGTAGCGGTGCTCACTGATAATCCCGATTATGTGGCCGAAAAATCTTTGCGGCGGCGCGAACGGCATTGGCCGGATCGCCTCAAAGAATACGGTTGGGTAGTCAGCGTAGTGTACTCGACAGCAGTATTCATGGATCCTGCCGCGCAGGCACAACGGCTGCTTGACCTGGTAGTTGACGTGGTAGAAGAACGTAAGAAAGCGCAGGCAAGGCGGCAGGCAGCGGCGGCACCCGCACCTGCACCGGCACCCGAGCCGGCTTCAGCGCCACTTCCTGCAAGTTCACCAGCGCCACAGGCAGCTGTCCGCGAAAAAGAGCGTCCCGTATCCCGTCCGAGACTTTCTCGGGGACTACCGCTGACCGCCTACGGTGATGACCAGTTAGATGACCTGCTCGCTTGGATTCGTTCTGACGGTAAGAATCGATCCGCAGAGGAAGAGGTAGATTTACTCTTTGGTGAATTAGGTTTGCGCCGCAGGGATACCCAGGTAGAAACGATTCTGAAGAACGTAGTCACCCGGAACCGGTAA
- a CDS encoding 5-formyltetrahydrofolate cyclo-ligase: protein MTSKRTLRQKFLDRRRLSFSPALRHQAESQVLAAAKPLLDSLKPGEVVASYLSFDTEVPTFLLNEAILAAGLKLIVPCGLEQSRWGELDPVQHTRALYRRFNPHPPLLAREMLCDELAKLGLRFIFLPALAVDRTGVRLGRGAGWYDQALAHCDPTCATRPQLIALVHEGEVLQAGTLPREPHDQLVDQVLTPEGRLQKLGSD from the coding sequence GTGACTAGCAAGCGGACGCTGCGACAAAAGTTTTTAGATCGCCGCCGCCTGTCATTTTCGCCCGCGCTGCGCCACCAGGCAGAATCGCAGGTCTTAGCAGCAGCGAAACCACTTTTGGATTCCTTAAAGCCTGGCGAGGTAGTGGCTAGTTATCTTTCTTTCGACACCGAGGTGCCTACTTTCTTACTCAACGAAGCGATTCTAGCTGCCGGTTTGAAACTGATAGTTCCTTGCGGTCTGGAGCAGTCACGGTGGGGGGAACTGGATCCGGTGCAGCACACTCGCGCCCTCTACCGCCGTTTCAACCCGCACCCTCCTCTGCTTGCTAGGGAAATGCTATGCGATGAGCTAGCGAAGTTGGGGCTGAGATTTATTTTCTTACCTGCCTTAGCGGTGGATAGGACGGGAGTGCGCTTAGGGCGGGGAGCCGGCTGGTACGACCAGGCCTTAGCGCACTGTGACCCGACTTGTGCTACCCGTCCCCAGCTGATTGCTCTGGTGCATGAGGGGGAGGTGCTGCAGGCAGGGACACTGCCTCGGGAGCCTCACGACCAGCTCGTTGACCAGGTGCTGACTCCGGAAGGGCGGCTACAAAAACTAGGCAGCGACTAG
- a CDS encoding inorganic phosphate transporter — translation MTKTDKPLQEEAPLGQLTFFQKLAKKDVYWHLAFGGLLLGITIWFIFWAFDYVGETNQALLLLITIVFAVFMAFNIGGNDVANSFGTSVGAGTLSMKQALVVAAIFEVSGAVIAGGEVTDTVRSGIVDLSAISNLQAMDFALIMTSSLLGAAVWLLGATRMGWPVSTTHSIVGGIVGAALTVGFTTHTGGWSMVQWGGLGKIAISWILSPLLGGVVAYILFKAIKSSILVYNERADQRLREIKQERADLRTRHKAWFERLNEIQQVSYTNAMVRDATTMNLGDYDPTDLESDYFKELERINREKDDVNAHKALETWVPLLAAFGAIIIGSLMLFKGLKNLDINLSMLGNLLILAMLAAAVWMAIFILARSLKRRDLSRSTFLLFSWMQVFTASAFAFSHGSNDIANAIGPFIAVLDVLRTTGISTESAVPGAVMLALGIALIAGLWFIGRYVIKTVGSGLTEMHPASGFAAELSAAAVVMGSSLLGLPVSSTHILIGAVLGIGIVNKAANWSLMKPIALAWVITLPAAAVISAITVSVLRVIF, via the coding sequence GTGACAAAAACTGACAAGCCTCTGCAAGAAGAAGCACCGCTGGGGCAGCTAACTTTTTTCCAAAAACTAGCGAAAAAAGATGTGTACTGGCACCTGGCTTTCGGCGGTCTGCTCCTGGGAATCACCATTTGGTTTATCTTTTGGGCTTTCGATTACGTAGGGGAAACCAATCAGGCGTTACTGCTGTTAATAACCATTGTCTTCGCCGTGTTCATGGCCTTTAACATCGGTGGTAACGATGTGGCCAACTCGTTTGGGACTTCGGTCGGAGCCGGAACCCTATCCATGAAACAAGCCCTGGTAGTAGCCGCTATTTTCGAGGTGTCGGGAGCGGTAATCGCCGGGGGAGAAGTAACAGACACCGTGCGTTCGGGAATCGTAGACCTATCTGCCATCTCGAATCTGCAAGCGATGGACTTCGCCCTAATAATGACGTCTTCACTGCTAGGAGCGGCAGTGTGGCTGCTCGGGGCAACCCGCATGGGGTGGCCGGTGTCTACCACCCACTCGATTGTCGGCGGAATCGTCGGTGCCGCCCTGACCGTGGGCTTTACCACCCACACTGGGGGCTGGAGCATGGTGCAATGGGGAGGTCTCGGGAAAATTGCGATCTCCTGGATACTATCTCCGTTGCTGGGTGGGGTAGTTGCCTATATTTTGTTCAAGGCAATTAAATCCTCGATCCTGGTCTACAATGAACGCGCTGATCAGCGTCTACGTGAAATTAAGCAGGAACGCGCGGATCTGCGTACTCGCCACAAGGCCTGGTTCGAGCGGCTCAATGAAATCCAACAAGTTTCCTACACCAATGCGATGGTACGCGACGCCACCACCATGAATCTGGGCGACTACGATCCCACCGACCTGGAATCTGACTACTTTAAGGAACTAGAACGCATCAATCGCGAAAAAGATGATGTCAACGCCCATAAAGCCCTGGAAACTTGGGTTCCGTTACTGGCCGCATTTGGAGCGATCATTATTGGCTCCTTGATGCTATTCAAAGGGTTAAAAAATCTGGATATCAACCTGTCAATGCTAGGGAATCTACTGATCCTGGCGATGCTGGCAGCGGCAGTTTGGATGGCCATATTCATCCTCGCGCGTTCCCTCAAACGGCGAGATCTTTCCCGCTCGACCTTCCTGTTGTTCTCCTGGATGCAGGTATTCACTGCTTCCGCGTTTGCCTTCTCGCATGGATCGAACGATATTGCCAACGCCATCGGCCCCTTCATCGCGGTGCTAGATGTGCTGCGCACCACCGGTATATCCACTGAAAGTGCAGTTCCAGGCGCCGTGATGCTTGCCTTGGGGATTGCGCTGATTGCGGGACTATGGTTCATTGGTCGCTACGTTATTAAGACCGTGGGGTCTGGGCTTACCGAGATGCACCCGGCTTCAGGATTCGCGGCAGAACTTTCTGCTGCAGCAGTAGTTATGGGCTCTTCGCTGCTGGGTCTGCCGGTTTCCTCTACCCACATCTTGATTGGTGCGGTACTGGGTATCGGGATTGTCAATAAGGCGGCGAACTGGTCGTTGATGAAACCCATCGCCCTGGCTTGGGTAATCACCCTGCCGGCTGCGGCCGTAATCTCCGCGATTACAGTCAGCGTATTGCGAGTGATTTTCTAA
- the mscL gene encoding large conductance mechanosensitive channel protein MscL, which produces MSAEKTGFIAGFKEFISRGNAIDLAVGVVIGAAFGAVVTAIVDKFINPLIAGLVGKPNFDNVLEFHLGSAIVQPGAIITALVNFLLVALAIYTCIIVPMNKLMRIRDAKAKAEEEAEEPEVDPQVELLTEIRDLLQSEKSSAQNS; this is translated from the coding sequence ATGAGTGCAGAAAAAACCGGATTCATTGCCGGATTCAAAGAGTTTATTTCCCGGGGAAATGCGATCGACCTGGCAGTTGGAGTAGTTATTGGTGCTGCCTTCGGAGCGGTAGTCACTGCCATCGTAGACAAATTCATCAACCCGCTGATCGCCGGACTGGTAGGCAAGCCGAACTTCGATAACGTTTTAGAGTTCCATCTGGGCAGCGCCATTGTGCAACCGGGAGCAATTATCACCGCTCTAGTGAACTTCCTGCTGGTGGCGCTAGCGATTTACACCTGCATCATTGTGCCGATGAATAAGCTGATGCGCATACGCGATGCTAAAGCAAAGGCCGAAGAGGAAGCAGAAGAACCGGAAGTAGATCCCCAGGTAGAACTGCTAACCGAAATCCGCGACCTGCTGCAATCCGAAAAATCTTCCGCCCAAAATAGCTAA
- a CDS encoding GNAT family N-acetyltransferase → MFYRASASRLRARYRAQLDNPVGLGLIKPGNPPIKQLLVQEMNARDHRLAAQVRADNHCWLAPWEASAAPGYPSENMELRVFIRRSARLTRKGRYYSFAVWADGKLVGQISIGDIARGASHSGNLGYWVAEKYSGRGVITTAVAMVLDLCLGAPGLHRVEINLRPENKASRRVVEKLGLRFEGRKRNFYFIAGQWADHLGYAATAEEIPAGGYLAQLKKRARLKAGESVAITDEDER, encoded by the coding sequence TTGTTTTACAGGGCATCTGCTTCTCGTCTGCGTGCACGTTACCGAGCGCAGCTGGATAATCCGGTAGGCCTCGGCCTGATAAAACCGGGGAATCCGCCCATAAAACAGCTATTGGTTCAGGAAATGAACGCCCGGGATCATCGTTTAGCTGCGCAGGTGCGCGCCGATAATCACTGTTGGTTGGCGCCTTGGGAGGCGTCTGCGGCTCCCGGGTATCCCAGCGAAAATATGGAGCTGCGGGTTTTTATCAGACGTAGCGCCCGACTGACGCGGAAAGGACGCTACTATTCCTTCGCTGTTTGGGCTGATGGGAAGCTAGTAGGGCAGATAAGTATTGGCGATATTGCCCGGGGAGCTTCGCACTCAGGAAACTTGGGTTATTGGGTTGCCGAGAAATATAGCGGTCGGGGAGTGATCACTACCGCGGTGGCGATGGTGTTGGATTTGTGTTTGGGTGCGCCCGGTCTACATCGGGTAGAAATCAATCTGCGCCCTGAAAATAAGGCTTCGCGTCGGGTAGTAGAAAAGTTGGGGTTGCGTTTCGAGGGACGCAAACGCAATTTTTATTTCATCGCCGGACAGTGGGCTGACCATTTAGGGTATGCCGCGACTGCAGAGGAGATTCCCGCGGGTGGATACCTGGCACAACTAAAGAAACGGGCTCGCCTGAAAGCGGGGGAGTCGGTAGCTATAACCGACGAGGACGAGAGGTAG
- a CDS encoding IS110 family transposase, whose amino-acid sequence MSIVAHVHPYVVGVDTHARHHVYSVLVSSTGELLGSQKFPTTEARLKRAMRWVVHRTRSHVEALWVIEGTSSYDAVLTGMVLASDFSVAEAPRVDSQHRAGVGKTDELDSARIARAALGLPVDKLRRPRLGKGIRQAIRILVASRELLAGERTRKVNALTALVRGNPLGIDARSSLSRTQIEQIASWRMRGEDIELRVARTEAKRLAHQILELDCELGANERDLAGLVQISEAAPLLQETGFGAVSAAKCLAAWSHYGRIRTEAEFASLAGVNPIPASSGNTVRHRLNRGGDRKLNSALHMVAIVKMTHDEETRKYVARRREEGKTDREIRRCLKRYIARRVYRTLNAQHELSITA is encoded by the coding sequence ATGTCTATTGTTGCTCATGTTCACCCGTATGTTGTGGGTGTTGATACTCATGCTCGCCATCACGTGTATTCAGTTCTTGTCTCTTCCACGGGCGAACTTTTAGGATCGCAGAAGTTTCCCACGACGGAAGCAAGGCTGAAACGTGCGATGAGGTGGGTTGTTCATCGCACTCGTTCACATGTGGAAGCTTTGTGGGTGATTGAAGGCACTTCTTCTTATGATGCTGTTCTGACAGGCATGGTGCTGGCGAGTGATTTTTCGGTCGCTGAAGCGCCCCGTGTTGATTCTCAGCATCGTGCCGGTGTGGGGAAGACTGATGAATTGGACTCTGCAAGGATCGCGCGAGCAGCACTGGGGTTGCCGGTGGATAAGTTGCGTCGGCCTCGCCTCGGTAAAGGTATTCGTCAAGCAATCCGGATCCTTGTCGCTTCTCGAGAACTACTGGCAGGTGAACGCACCCGGAAAGTAAACGCGCTGACTGCTCTTGTGCGTGGCAACCCGTTGGGTATCGATGCGCGTAGCTCGTTATCACGAACTCAGATCGAACAGATTGCCTCGTGGCGAATGCGCGGGGAGGATATCGAGTTACGGGTTGCTAGAACCGAAGCGAAAAGACTTGCTCACCAGATTCTTGAACTCGATTGCGAACTGGGGGCCAACGAGCGTGATCTTGCTGGACTGGTCCAGATCAGTGAAGCCGCACCATTACTTCAAGAGACAGGATTTGGCGCCGTGAGTGCGGCGAAATGTCTCGCGGCCTGGTCTCACTACGGAAGAATAAGAACGGAGGCAGAATTCGCGTCACTTGCAGGCGTTAATCCAATCCCGGCCTCGTCAGGCAACACGGTTCGACACCGGCTCAATCGCGGAGGAGATCGTAAGCTTAACAGCGCTCTACACATGGTTGCCATCGTGAAAATGACCCATGACGAGGAAACAAGAAAATACGTGGCGAGAAGACGCGAAGAAGGAAAAACAGACCGAGAAATCCGACGCTGTCTCAAACGCTATATCGCTCGCCGAGTCTATCGCACACTCAATGCCCAACACGAGCTTTCCATAACCGCTTGA
- a CDS encoding SAF domain-containing protein, producing MREFLWRWRRTIALAAAVAVIVTLLRIVLPQIATKPMIVSATTIAPGTVITPDQLAVKSIPVAALPPQAYQKVSQVVGQRTAVPIATGTALFPALFSSSPFARESYKGQVILALPLRESDQGLASAGDEVIFFLGNSPTDQAASPDNDTATSGDNPPEGSQEAENKLSESKGLSTQITARVLSVSAASGSLTGGQKAATIEVAVQPQQAALLVQASKAEPLQLARTG from the coding sequence ATGCGAGAGTTTCTATGGCGCTGGCGACGCACCATCGCCCTAGCCGCGGCAGTGGCAGTGATAGTCACTTTGCTGCGAATAGTGCTGCCTCAGATTGCCACCAAACCGATGATAGTATCTGCCACTACCATTGCCCCCGGCACAGTTATTACCCCTGATCAACTGGCAGTTAAATCGATTCCAGTAGCGGCGCTACCTCCCCAGGCGTATCAAAAAGTTTCCCAAGTAGTTGGGCAGCGGACGGCGGTTCCGATTGCTACCGGCACTGCCCTATTTCCAGCGTTATTCTCCTCCTCCCCATTTGCGCGAGAATCTTATAAAGGGCAAGTGATATTGGCGCTGCCCCTGCGAGAAAGTGATCAGGGCTTGGCCAGCGCCGGGGATGAAGTAATTTTCTTTCTCGGAAACTCTCCTACTGATCAAGCGGCATCCCCAGACAATGACACCGCTACTAGCGGCGATAACCCTCCCGAAGGTAGCCAGGAGGCAGAAAACAAATTGTCGGAGAGTAAGGGACTCTCCACACAGATAACTGCCAGAGTCTTATCGGTCAGTGCCGCCAGCGGGTCACTGACTGGCGGACAAAAAGCAGCAACTATCGAGGTGGCGGTGCAACCTCAGCAAGCAGCACTGCTAGTTCAAGCTAGCAAGGCTGAACCGCTACAATTAGCCAGGACAGGATAA
- a CDS encoding molybdopterin molybdotransferase MoeA → MRTVAEHLNTCLSLVAPLDPLDVLLPDAVGCVLAEDVSAPFDLPVTDQATLDGYAVRSRDIGGAGKMRQVRLEVIAEVKAGDAEPCTLVENSAVRIASGAPLPVGADTVVPLEETDQGSAQVQILSAPTKGKNIIRRGQDVSAGTVILRAGSRVGSRQVALLAGVGRLRVTVRPRPRVVILSIGDELIEPGEAIRAGAVFDANGHALSSAVEDARADTFRVAAVPDEQNALSETIEDQLVRADIIITTGGLSYGSADTVKEVLAPLGTARFDNVAMTPGKQLGYGTVGEGTPIFCLPGNPVAAQISYEIFVRPCLRHLAGWEELYRPSLRARVDRGWRSPAGRRQFVPVKIVGAPDSGYRARLTGEPEDLLLSNMARANALAVIPEAVTSVSEGDYFHCMVLD, encoded by the coding sequence ATGCGCACTGTTGCGGAACATTTGAATACTTGTCTATCTCTAGTGGCACCGCTAGATCCACTAGATGTGCTGCTACCAGATGCAGTGGGGTGTGTCCTGGCCGAGGACGTGAGCGCGCCATTCGATTTGCCGGTCACCGATCAGGCAACTTTAGATGGATATGCGGTTCGTTCCCGAGATATCGGGGGCGCCGGGAAAATGCGCCAGGTACGCCTGGAGGTAATCGCCGAGGTGAAAGCGGGAGACGCGGAACCTTGCACCCTGGTGGAAAATAGTGCAGTCCGGATTGCCTCCGGGGCGCCGCTACCAGTCGGAGCCGATACCGTGGTTCCCCTGGAGGAAACCGACCAAGGCAGTGCCCAAGTACAGATACTGTCCGCTCCGACTAAAGGGAAAAACATTATCCGCCGGGGGCAAGACGTAAGTGCTGGTACCGTGATTTTGCGCGCAGGCTCACGGGTCGGTTCTAGGCAAGTAGCGCTGCTCGCGGGAGTAGGGCGTCTGCGGGTGACTGTGCGTCCTCGTCCTCGGGTAGTGATTTTGTCAATCGGTGACGAGCTGATTGAGCCGGGTGAGGCGATACGAGCCGGGGCAGTATTTGACGCTAACGGGCATGCGCTTTCCTCCGCGGTGGAAGATGCCCGGGCAGATACTTTCCGGGTCGCGGCGGTTCCCGATGAACAAAATGCCCTTTCCGAAACCATCGAAGACCAGCTGGTACGGGCAGATATTATTATCACCACCGGCGGTCTTTCCTACGGCAGTGCCGACACGGTTAAAGAGGTGCTAGCTCCCCTGGGTACCGCGCGTTTCGATAATGTGGCGATGACTCCCGGCAAACAGCTCGGCTACGGCACCGTAGGGGAAGGCACTCCGATTTTTTGCCTGCCTGGAAACCCGGTAGCTGCCCAAATCAGTTACGAGATTTTTGTGCGGCCTTGCCTGCGCCACCTGGCAGGTTGGGAAGAGCTTTATCGCCCTTCCCTGCGGGCGCGGGTAGATCGCGGGTGGCGTTCTCCGGCGGGTAGACGCCAGTTTGTGCCGGTAAAAATCGTGGGTGCCCCGGACAGCGGTTACCGCGCGCGCCTGACCGGGGAACCTGAAGACCTGTTACTTTCCAATATGGCCAGGGCAAACGCGCTAGCGGTTATCCCCGAGGCGGTCACTTCGGTTTCCGAAGGCGACTATTTTCACTGCATGGTGCTAGATTAG